Within the Siniperca chuatsi isolate FFG_IHB_CAS linkage group LG18, ASM2008510v1, whole genome shotgun sequence genome, the region TATACacatggcattactataaacagaagcaACGCTCTGTGCACTGAGTGAAGGAGACgggtcatcatctgacagcgaCCCAGAGCCTTTgtgaaaagtgaggcaaaactattCTACTAATATGATCAAATATAGCCTAGAAACGTTCATGAAACGGACTGAGTCTGAAGTAGTCTTTCCCTCTGACGCAGGTGTGTTTTGCGGTGCCTTCAGGTGTGCGGCTCCCTCGTGTTTTTTGACCTGCAGAGAGGAGTTTTCGACCGCAGCGTCGGCCTGTTGTTTAGCAGAAGTGGtctttatagatttttttttgttgggtaaaaatctactttgagtattgtaaatgtattgaTAGTTGtagatgtttttatatttgttcattttgattgttttaatgcgTTCATTTCATATAAACTGCTGGAATATACAGGGTCTCCACTGCTTAACGGAGTGGAAACCCTGTCAAAGATGTTGATGTAACTgcagttcgatcccggcttcccccactCCACAtatcgaagtgtccttgggctggacactgaaccccaagCAGAGTCTCTACATGCAGgactctgcagatacatttcacacagaaaaacaccagcaGATGCATGTGGAGCAGAATCAGGCAGAGACCcgctgataattaacattcaacagAGAGCGctcacatgttttaatcaccttaaatcagCCCCCGAGaccccctccatcccaaagCCCTCCAGACCcaggagctgagcccagaacagagtcccctatgtcagctggtgctggGACtcactgccccccctcagacactctgaccagtctcacagcagctctgctttccaaacaccaatcagaggaaaccaaatgataacacaatgtaaataaaCCTGAATCTGGATCACTggacagaaactaaaagccaaagcagatcagaaagttatctggACCTGAAGAGACGACGGActgggacagagacagacccTGACCAAGTGCAGGCTCAGTGTCCACAGACTGGGAATCcagacaggaagacacagacagaacatgtggtcgctgttggacaggtgaggtgagacaggtgagacaggtgaggtgagacagagatcTTCCTCCTACAGAGttcaacattcagtgaaataagaaCGTTtcctttaacaagttcaactctgatctcagatttcaaagagctcgACATTAAAAATCCTCCGAGGAGACGGAGACAGGATCCTGCTGATCAATACGTATCaacacaacctgagggacagagAATGAGCTACACgcacacaaataaaaagttgcagtgtttatgtagttttcatttacttgtatttgtattttaactgcaagccaatatttattattattattactatattatcttaagtatctgtatatattataatagcaatttctttcagtttatgtttttaacagatTCATTGTGATCTCAGGATTCATATGATACCACTGGTGAGCTTAAAAACTGCCTTCAAAAGACAGTAACGTGCCAGATGATCCACCATCATTTTCAGAGGGTTAAAAGTAAACCAAGAACTGAGGAGGACAATAATTCCAGTTTTAGGATCATGGTGATCAACGAGCCtggagctcactgtaggcaaaCATCATCAGCAGGCGTCGACAGTGTAATTACTCTCGCTGCCACAAGGGGGAGATAAAAGTTCTGCACTGCAGCTTTAAGCATGATACTCCAAGCAAACCTAATTTAACCACAGCAAAAGTATCAGACAGTAATTGACAGTATGTTGAGAAAAGAGGGTTGAAATGTGGTGAGATTTCAAACTGTGCAGACTTAAGCACATATCACAGATTGTTATTACTTGCTCTGcactgtaaaatccagaatagagtttaaaatccttctcctcacccacaaagctcttaatggtcaggcaccatcgtatcttaaagagctcaaaATACCTTATTACTATACACACATGACTTGCCTGCTCGGACACAAATTGTCCACTCTCCTGCCATGAGAGCCCACAGCTGTCAGCTCCTCGTCCCCTCTTCTCCCCAACCACCAGggaaataaataacagatgTGGACCAGGGAAGACCTGGTCCCACTCACTGCTTCCCTGGAGCCACGGTCCCTGTCATCAAGGATGAGCTCCCGGGGCTGCTGCGCTCACTCCCGTCCACTACGAATCCAGTGAGTGTCCATGTGGGGACAAACGATGCAGCTCGTAAGCAGTCTGAGCTGACCAAAAGCTTTTAAGTACTTGtggaaagtctgtttttatctctggTCCTAGTCCCACACTAGCCCGCGGAGCAGGGCGTTTCAGCAGAATCCTCAGCCTCCACACTTGGCTCCAGTCCACCTGCAGTGCTCACAATATCGGTtttattgacagttttattttgagATCGCTCTTGCCTCTTCAGAACTGACGGAGTCCACCCCAACAGGCTAACTTGCAGTACGACTCTTTTGATCGTTTAATTGTTTTATCTAGTGGCCTGCCTTTCTGTGATGTTGAAATATGTGACATACATTTCTCTGATCACTTTCCTGTTATAACTGAGATTTCTCTGCCATGTCAATCTGTCAAACCTCAGCTTCCTGCACACTGTTCTCGCATTATTAATTCTGCTCCTGCTGGACATTTCTCTACTGcctatcaaaatagttgtcatGTTCTACCTCTGGACAGGCCTCCCTCTCACCTGACTGCTTACCACTTACTCTGTTTAATTACACCTGCTCCAATATACTTGATTCTATAGCTCCCCTCAAAACTAAGCGCTCCAAACCAAAAACTGAGCCGTGGCTAAATAATGTCACCTGCGCCCGCAGACAGGTTTGTAGAACAGCCGAGCGCAAATGTAGAAATGCGAATATTTGGCAGTTTTTGCCTGAAATTTTACCATTAATCAattataaaatgtcaataataattcatattttttagtTCATTATGAGtcataatttgttgtttttttgttgttacctGCTGTGATGTCTGTTTCTGTGAAACAGATCATCTGTGTTCTTATATTCACCTGCTCAGGTGTAACTTACCTGTCAGCTAAATCTATTTATCTGTCGCAGCCTGAGATGTTAAACACAGGagaacatttgtgtttttgttctgatAAACCTAAAATCATTTGACTCAATGAGATTATTTATTGTGATTAATGTGAGTTTAACGTTTTAGACAGTTTCAGTAAATATAGTAGATAATTAGGTGatctgtgttttgattttaccAGCAGCAGAGATTTTACTGCACCACCCGAGGACTGCTTCACCACCCGAGGACTGCTTCACCACCTGAGGTGCTTCACCACCCGAGGTGCTACACCACCTGAGGTGCTACACCACCTGAGGACTGCTTCACCACCCAAGGTACTACACCACCTGAGGACTGCTTCACCACCCGAGGACTGCTACACCACCCGAGGTGCTACACCACCTGAGGTACTACACCACCTGAGGACTGCTTCACCACCCGAGGACTGCTTCACCACCCGAGGTGCTACACCACCCGAGGTGCTTCACCACCCGAGGTGCTACACCACCTGAGGACTGCTTCACCACCTGAGGTGCTTCACCACCCGAGGTGCTTCACCACCCGAGGACTGCTTCACCACCTGAGGTGCTTCACCACCCGAGGTGCTACACCACCTGAGGACTGCTTCACCACCCGAGGTGCTTCACCACCCGAGGACTGCTTCACCACTCGAGGACAGCTGGGTAGGACAGACcattatatatattgtgtacTGATACCAAATATTTTTCAATACCTTTTGAGTATAAACACTTTTTATGAGTTAACAGAACTGAAAGCTGTTTTCCACTAATACCAACACAAAGGCATATCATCAAATCATCagtataaagaaacaaaatcaacaaaacaaaataataaaacagaaaatatgacaATTCACACAAAACCAGATCATCCCAAAACTTTAGAAAACAAATGGACAAAACAGAACCAAgacattaaagacattttattacaataacaaacccaacattttacaaacaaatccacaaaacacaagacattCAAGAAAACTATTTACTATCACAGTAATTACTCAATGCTATTGATATATTTTGACATATCACTAACTGCAAATGGTAAGTACAAATTGTTCTCCACTTCCCTGTGTGAATTTTAGACACGTGCTGCCTTCACTTGAAACTTGTTTTGTCGTATTTTCAACATGGAACGTAAAGCGCACAATATGTTTGGCATTTAAGAAGTTTGTTGTCGACtgacaacaaaagaaacaaaaggtaAGTTCAGCATCAACATACGTCACAGTGTGTGAACTTGGACATTTCAGAAACTCTCCACTTACAAAGTAATTTATTCCACCTCCATGTTTCGATCAAATGGACTGTTCTCGTGAACACAGTAAACACAGCCGCACTTGTATGTTTTTTCAGATTGTAGCACTGCAGTGACTGAAAGCCTGAGGTAGTTAGCTACATGTATTATCTGGGTGTTGTTAGCTAGGGGAAATTGGTTATTGAACTGAGATAGTCAGGTGTTTAGCTAGAAGTAAGACAGTACACCAGGAGAAATAATCAGTATCAGGGCTAGATTGTAGCACTGCAGTGACTGTAAGCCTGAGCTAGTTAGCTATGGTTATTTAGATAGATGTAGTTATCCAAATGTCAACTAGGGGAACTTGAACATTGACATGAAGTAGTCAGGTGTTTATCTTAGAAGTAGTAGGATAGTAAGCCAGGACTATTTATCTGGAAGTATAGACAAGGTCTTCTAAGTTTAGTTAGCTAGAGCTTGTTAGCTTGAGCTGCCAGGGATAGTTTGTTAGAAGTAGAGTCTTTAACTAGGGTTACTTAGATAAGTGTAGTTAGCTTGGTTCAGTACGTGTAGCAAGCTAGGGGGAACGGGGCTAGTTAGCAAGTGTTAGTAGGGGTATTAAACTAGAAGCAATAGAGTAGTTTACGGTCATAAAAGCTTCCCCCGGGGTAGCTAGCAGGGGGTAGTCAGGTAGGGGAGAAATATGTAGTTGTATGTATGCATGGGGTTATGCAGCAGCAAGGGGCAGTTAGGTCAGGGTAACTGAAAGTCTGCTTAGCAAGCATCCAAAGGTGTATATTTTTCTGCTGCACTGTGACTAGTTGTTATAACAATAGAAACTGTGAATCTTTTTTGACAAATGTTTTGCATCAAATTGAATCACTTGACGCTGTATTTTCGTGGAAGCACAATGACCGGCACTCTGACTGTTTGGTATTTTCCTAACCTTGAAATCAGTTATAGATAGTTATAATATGCAGTGTGAGATATGACCGATACAAGCCAATACTTGCGTATTGGTCAGTTATGGGTAAGTATCAATACTCCTGCCAGTATTAGACGACCAATACTAGTTTTGTTATAGCCTGATACGTGATAGCAAACTTTCCAATGTTGTGATGTGAACACAGCTTTAGATATCGTTAGCTAACGCTCATAGATAGGTCACTCATCGAGACGCCCAGTTCTCCACTGGGTCTCCTCACACCACAACTCAATGACTCACAGCGCCACCTGCTGTTGTGGAGGTCGACTTATTTGTGAGAAAATTTTCAGCACAAGAATCAGGGCGGAAAGCTTGTGCCAAAATTCACGtgatattttttgtctttgtaggGTTTTTTGTACTTGTAAGACATGCTGTATTTGTTCCTGAAGCTGTATTAGAAAtatgtttactttttgtttttgcaaaacaaaatgcattagtTTGTTAATGGTGTTTTGTATTTCTAAACCACACCATGTTTGTTAGTGAATCGTAGGACATTTGTAAAACGTGTTTTGGTTGTTTGAGTTTTGGCAGGAAATTAGCTCCATACAGTTGGGCCTTTTCAAAAAATTCTTTGACACATACGTTGTTCCAATTAGTTCAATCGCAACCCACATAGCGTACCTGTAGGACTGAGTCAGCAAACAGCTTTTTGATAATTATCCACTATGGTGTCAAATCCAAAATGCTCcctcacatttatttataattttgtcatcctgattatccacactgtaattttactatgtcgGTCTGTTCTGTACACACGGcatctatttcctgtctgtccatcctgggagagggatccctcctgtGTTgctcttcagaatcagaaatacttaataccgaggggaaactctttgttacagctgctcactgtcacgtcacacaggagaagaagtactaatagaatagaaatagatagaaataataataaagtctgcaagcaaattgaaatatgatacactatgatacacctaatcaaaataagtacaagtgggtatgaagtataaagctaagtaagtgtacagtacaatgtaataatataaataatagtgCAATGATGTGTGCTGTCGAGTTGAGTGTGgcagatttaaccagcttaagtaagacgacgagacggagcaacggcaacaggcagcatgcacgtcgGCGCATGTGCACTAGAAATGCACAGAAGCTTCCTGAGCTTTCTAACATTTTACAGGGTATGAGAACAGAGGGtttcatatgctgtacagattgtaaagtccCCTGAGGCAAatctgtgatttgtgatattgggctgtataaataaaattgacttgacttatGTTGCTCACTGTTTCTTAAATAGTGTAATGCTCAGCACTCGCAGGGCCGACTCTTTAAGCTGAGCTCGGgtcacctctgtctctctccccctacAACACACTGCCCAAAATCAGCAAATCAACACTCACTTGGCTAAATGCCGTCTAATAGATCATCTTTACTTTTTTGACATTCACATGAACTAGTCTCCATTTATGGTCATACAACCTCCAACAAGAACATTGCTTAAGTCAGTATTAATCTGTACCTTGTCCCTCACAAATAGATTAAATAAACTGGACTAAAGTAAACATCACGTTCTGTCCAGACAGAGGCTCAGGTACAGTTTGCTCTGGTTTAGCACCTCAGCTGGCCAGCGGTCAGACCTCTGGTGTTACAGAAAACGACTCGGTTCCTCCTCACTTCCTCCAGGAACCTCTTGCCACTTGTTTGCAtgaaatgatgataatgaaatCATGAAATGTTTGACGAATCACCATCCTGTTGCACATAAAGTAATCTGTCCGATCCGTTTCCGAACCACAGGCAGCTTCAAATCAAACCTTGAGTTCAACAAAGCGAATTCATtacaaaaatgttaacattagaTGAACTTCCTATCCTCTGAACTTGTCTTCTCAGGCAACCTACACGTCTTCAGTGTATATCAGTCAGTCAGGGAGCACACTCACATTTTCTTctgaacattttctgtcatACTTTTTGCAGCTAAGGTAGATATTTACTAAACATTTACTAAACAAAGTCTAAATTTTGCGTCACTGTGTTTTTCAACATTGCAGGGTTTttacttataataataacaataaactttatttatatagcacttttcttaacaaggtaacaaagtgctttacagaaagaaacctaaacaaaaacaaaaggatcACAAAACACCAGaagataaaataaagttaaaaatgtgaaatggcAAGAGTGGAACAACACCTGGGGAATTATTAAATATCCGTAAACGCTTTCCTATAAAAGGAAGTTTTAAGAGGATTTAAAAGACACTAATGATGTCGCCTGTCTGTCAGTAGGCAGTTGGCGCCCCCGACTGTGGGGGGCGCCAACAGCAAAGGGTCACAACAACAGGGTCACGGGTCGGGATCTGAATAACGCCCGGGCACAAGAGGTGTCCGTTATCAGGAATTAATGGACGAACCGTCCGACGTGCAACATCATccgagcgtgtgtgtgtgtgtgtgtgtggagactgGCCGTACGTATGTTTGGTGAAAACAAgtcaatttagattttttgggGCTAATAATTTCCTTTGGCACTGATATTACTTTGCTTATTGAAGCTAtcagcagagtttcaggagcaggaccacaccTCAATCGTGCCGCTTCGGACATTCCTATAAATACCGTAACATCACTACGTAACAGGCAGCCAGTGTAAGTTGGCTAACACTGGAGTCATGTGTTCGTATCTCTCGGTGCCTGTTAAAATTCAGCAGCGTTCTGCTGGAGTCGGTGAAGAGAGCATAAAGTGCATAAAGATgggaaaaataaatgcatggaTAGCTTTCTGTAAGTCATTAGGGGACAAGAATGAtctgtttttggacattttcctGAGCTGGAAGAAGCACGACTGGACAACGTTCCTTACATGAGCCTCAAAACAGAGATCTGCATCTAAAATGACTCTGAGATTTCCAGCAGCCTGTTTAATATTCAGTCAGTGAACCAAGCTTATGAGCCGCAGTGGTGTTGGAGTCGATGAAATGAGACCTGCTTGTCTCTCGGTGCCGCCCCAAAATATGGACACATGCAGTTTGACCGTTCAGTGAGTCCACttgtttttccagagctttcagccacatcttgtGGCTTTCAGCACGTGGAgttttctcagttgtcatggaggtGGTTTAGTTGTTATCACGTGACCTAAGTATGGAATTTCCATCATGTGACAACAGGTGGTCTTATATGAGGGTGGTGAAGGTGGTAACCCCTGGCTCTAAGTGGAGGTGAGAGTTCAAACTGAGTCACCGGTCTGTGTGAGCGGTGTGTGCGTCTGGACGAAGATCAGGACACAGGTAAAACAGGAACTGGACAGAAGCGTGATTTCGGGATGTAATGCTCATTTATCTTGGATCCTTACCACTAGTGCCATGGATGCATTATATCAACGCTGTGTCTCTCTCCGTGGCACtactaaatgtgttttgttaatgGAAATGAGTTGCATATGATGGTAACTGATGTGAAACGTTGACTTTCAGGAGGGCACATGCAACATTTAGTGACTTGAAGTAAGATTTTTCCACATGTTTCATAATTAAagtatgagagagagaaggcgaAGTGGCTAAGTGACGATCATAAACACGAGGACAACAAGGCGTCTGTTAGATCCAATTTATTTTATCCAACACAAACGCTTTGGTTCGTCTCACAGCTGAACGTCCCTCAGTGCGCTGACTGGTAGTGACACAACACACAGAGCCCCATTCATTACATTAACAACAGGCTAACGGTGGCAGTAGGAGATACAGACTCCTGTTCAACCACGACCACGGAAACGCTGATTGGCAGGTACAAAATTAACCGTTTAAGGTCCCAGATTTCTGAGGTTTTATAGAAAAGAACTGACTTGACAGAAGAAAATCACTCCGGTAATACACGTCCATCACTTTCGTATATTATCATGTAATATTGCTTACTTGTGTTACCAAACTAGTAATTATCCTTCATTTCATTCCCTCAGTGTTTTTATTGGCCCAAAATGAGAaatcaacaacacacaaaacaggacagaggaaaACCACAATCTGGAGTAAAGTAGACCTGCCGGCTGAGCTGGATTTAGCCCATCAGTGAAGTCATGTCAGCGTCagggtctggctcacagtcagtgTCCGTCACGTCCATGATGTTTAGAGTTGGACACTCCTCAGTGCCCCCAGCAATACGCTGAAATATGGTGTGGATTTTATCATTTGAAAGGCACAGTGCCCCCCCACGCCTCTCGTACTGGGTCAGCGCCCTGTTTACATCAGCAATACAGGTCCAGTGTTTATTTTGATCTTTAGCTACACACCACTTCGAATGATCGTTTTTAGGCTCCCATTCACCCAGATCcgtttttatagttttaacaTTGAACACTTTATGAACACCGGTTACACAATAGGAAGGTTTACGGCCATGCTGGCAGCCCCAGGTCTGGACATCCAGATCACTGCTGACCGCTTCTGCAATAGTGACGTAAAGATCTCCAACTgcaagaacaagaacaagaaacTAGCAGTCATGTCTCAGACTTTAAACCCTGTGCAGCTGCTCGGCTGACACGCCTTCATCCACACATGACCCCACACCACTGCAGGGTGACGGGGCTGCTGTCACTGACTGCTGCTGGCCTCAGATAGGTAGCTTCACTTTGGATTGACTTGCTGTGTTCTGAGCCTCGGTTATCTCttctaaaaacaaatgaatgctaatatttgATGTTAAACATGTAACCACTGTGTATTACCATGATTCAAACGTTAAAGCATGGTAGTATGTTTAATGTTCAGGCAAGGTGATTTAAACAAACGAGCAGACATCTCACCTTTTGGCTGAGCTGACTGTTGTTTAGCAATGCTATAAAAGGCAGCGCCTCCACTTGGAGTTAGCTGCTGCCAGTTATTGGGCGGAGGACTTTGGACCCAGTTAACAGCATCCCTAAGTTCTTGATGAAAGTCCCCTGGAATGTCATGTTCAAATGGGAAAGCTCCGATGTACTGCAGATGTTTACCTGGAAACAGTACAATGTGACACATTTACAGTTCAATTCAACCACTGAGGCGTAAATCTTCATGTTTACAGCGTTTTTTAGACGAGCTCATTACCTATATATCTGAACTGGTCGTAGGGGAACGTTACACAGATAAAGGTCTGAGCATTTTTTCCTCCGCTGTCAGGCCAGAACTGATTCTGATCTCTTCTGAACGGGAACTGCGGTGTGCTGTGTACGAGCCAGACTCCTGTGCCGGTCCTGTCCACCATCAGAACCCCTGGGGAACACCAACAGGTAGACAGCAGGTCacaaaatggctgcatttatatagtgctttacAATtagcctctcattcacccatttaCACTCACACAGTGATGGTAGTGAGCTACCGCGGTCTGTGGACGACTGGCTCAGCTGAAGCAGCTACACCCAGCTACTAGAGTGAGCTCAGTAATCGTGAGTCGCGTCCCCACACGACTGCGACTGATCGAGCAGTTT harbors:
- the LOC122865831 gene encoding plancitoxin-1-like, with product MWSFVLTVSLLCWGSEGTVTCRDNNNGAVDWYILYKAPALQTLTGLEYLYIDSAGTVTPMKPSTPSYKSIKDPNGVLANTLQPLFTPIRSMLPSFGFVSYSDQPPGCSASSEFGHSKGVLMVDRTGTGVWLVHSTPQFPFRRDQNQFWPDSGGKNAQTFICVTFPYDQFRYIGKHLQYIGAFPFEHDIPGDFHQELRDAVNWVQSPPPNNWQQLTPSGGAAFYSIAKQQSAQPKVGDLYVTIAEAVSSDLDVQTWGCQHGRKPSYCVTGVHKVFNVKTIKTDLGEWEPKNDHSKWCVAKDQNKHWTCIADVNRALTQYERRGGALCLSNDKIHTIFQRIAGGTEECPTLNIMDVTDTDCEPDPDADMTSLMG